Proteins from one Capricornis sumatraensis isolate serow.1 chromosome 2, serow.2, whole genome shotgun sequence genomic window:
- the LOC138074486 gene encoding CD48 antigen-like, giving the protein AGYSKYATPGDNVNLQISNLPKNHRSLTWFYTTDQKIVEWESGEPTKYFDTKFKDRATLDSQSGTLHIRKVQKEDSSTYLLRVLKDNGHEEEYKISLMVLDPVQKPEINVNVTQKTNTCYLTLSCGIQGQSVTYTWYWESGSFPKQLRSSVLEDVHTPQSYSKSYTCQVSNPISRQNNTIHFTSPCVQASSSGVAWTATWLVIMVTTLLNLLWT; this is encoded by the exons GCAGGCTATTCAAAATATGCAACCCCCGGCGACAATGTGAATCTGCAAATCTCCAATCTGCCTAAGAACCACAGATCACTCACCTGGTTTTATACTACTGACCAGAAGATTGTAGAGTGGGAATCTGGTGAGCCTACTAAGTACTTCGATACTAAATTTAAGGACAGGGCCACGCTTGATTCTCAAAGTGGGACACTGCACATCCGCAAGGTCCAGAAGGAAGACAGCAGTACTTACCTCCTGAGGGTGCTGAAGGACAATGGACACGAGGAGGAATACAAGATCTCTCTGATGGTGCTTG ACCCGGTACAGAAGCCTGAGATAAATGTTAACGTGACACAGAAAACGAACACCTGCTACCTGACGCTGTCCTGTGGGATCCAGGGCCAATCTGTAACCTACACTTGGTATTGGGAATCGGGGTCCTTTCCAAAACAGCTACGGAGCAGTGTGCTTGAAGACGTCCACACGCCACAAAGCTACTCGAAGTCTTATACCTGCCAAGTCAGCAATCCTATAAGCCGCCAAAACAACACAATCCACTTCACTTCACCCTGTGTACAAG CCTCCTCCTCTGGAGTAGCTTGGACGGCAACTTGGCTAGTGATCATGGTAACCACTCTTCTCAATCTCCTCTGGACCTGA